The Nocardia arthritidis genome has a window encoding:
- a CDS encoding DUF72 domain-containing protein: MAIFIGTSGWQYADWRTVFYPKGVAQRRWLEHYAHGFATVELNATFYRPVPRSTFEGWRDRTPDDFVMAVKASRVLTHFRRLLDPEIPLERMLDAARGLGDKLGPFLIQLPPDLPAAPDRLDAVLRLIPTDLRVAVEPRHASWWSADVRAVLEHHNAALCWADRLGRPVTPRWRTADWAYLRFHEGAGDPWPCYADDVLADQVRRIGETWEEDRDVYVYFNNDPGGAALHDAIRFAEFARTAGLPVSRTPEPVVPVAVSREWR, encoded by the coding sequence ATGGCAATCTTCATCGGTACGTCGGGATGGCAGTACGCGGACTGGCGAACGGTGTTCTATCCGAAGGGTGTCGCGCAGCGGCGGTGGTTGGAGCACTACGCGCACGGGTTCGCCACGGTGGAGCTGAACGCGACCTTCTATCGGCCGGTGCCGCGCTCCACCTTCGAGGGCTGGCGCGACCGCACGCCCGACGACTTCGTCATGGCGGTGAAGGCGAGCCGGGTGCTCACCCACTTCCGGCGACTGCTCGATCCCGAGATCCCGTTGGAGCGCATGCTCGACGCGGCGCGCGGACTCGGCGACAAACTGGGGCCCTTTCTGATCCAGCTACCGCCGGATCTGCCCGCCGCGCCGGACCGGCTCGATGCCGTATTACGGCTGATCCCAACCGATTTGCGGGTGGCGGTCGAGCCGCGGCACGCCAGTTGGTGGTCGGCCGACGTGCGGGCGGTGCTCGAACACCACAACGCGGCGCTGTGCTGGGCCGACCGGCTGGGTCGGCCGGTGACGCCGCGGTGGCGGACGGCGGACTGGGCCTACCTCCGGTTTCACGAAGGCGCCGGCGATCCATGGCCGTGCTACGCGGACGATGTGCTCGCCGACCAGGTGCGCCGCATCGGCGAGACGTGGGAAGAGGATCGTGACGTGTACGTCTACTTCAACAACGATCCGGGCGGCGCGGCGCTACATGATGCCATTCGCTTCGCCGAATTCGCCCGTACCGCAGGACTGCCCGTTTCCCGCACCCCGGAACCCGTTGTGCCGGTGGCGGTGTCGCGGGAGTGGCGTTGA
- a CDS encoding thioredoxin family protein: MSIAFTTDPSFEEDVLNAPVITLVMFRTSWSNPCKVVEPVLEDIRTQYGNQLGVFKLDVDDNQATPAKFNVRGLPAFLLFRDGAVESEKTGPQSKSQLMAWIDSHL, encoded by the coding sequence ATGTCTATTGCTTTCACAACCGACCCCTCGTTCGAGGAAGACGTCCTGAACGCTCCCGTGATAACGCTGGTGATGTTCAGGACCTCGTGGTCTAACCCCTGCAAGGTGGTAGAGCCCGTCCTCGAAGACATCAGAACGCAGTACGGGAACCAGCTCGGAGTCTTCAAGCTCGATGTCGACGACAACCAAGCAACCCCTGCCAAATTCAACGTAAGGGGACTCCCGGCCTTTCTCCTGTTCAGGGACGGGGCCGTCGAGAGCGAGAAGACGGGACCCCAAAGCAAGTCCCAACTGATGGCTTGGATCGACAGCCACCTCTGA
- a CDS encoding NAD-dependent epimerase/dehydratase family protein, producing MVLGVVLVTGSSGVVGAAVAHEMHTAGWQVRGWDRRPGRWTTYCGDLRDAELRTRAVDGVDVVVHVAALHAPHVGSVPDSEFRAVNVDATADLLARAADSGVRRVIYTSSTSVYGHALVPDGRAVWVDESLRTEPRDIYDETKFAAENLVRAADHPFSTIVLRIARCFPEPPAVQAAHRLYRGVDVRDVASAHRLAAERLAVTGLFNIAGPMVFRPNDTRQLWRDATALLTHRAPETVALFRRRGWPLPARIDRVYDSGKAERKLGYRPVHDVAALAATPVPAPGSTPP from the coding sequence ATGGTGTTGGGAGTGGTGTTGGTTACCGGTTCCTCCGGTGTTGTCGGTGCTGCGGTCGCACATGAAATGCATACCGCGGGTTGGCAAGTGCGTGGGTGGGACCGGCGCCCGGGACGTTGGACGACCTACTGCGGCGATCTGCGTGATGCGGAGCTTCGAACACGTGCTGTCGACGGTGTGGACGTCGTAGTACACGTGGCCGCCCTGCACGCCCCGCACGTCGGTTCGGTTCCCGATAGCGAATTCCGTGCGGTCAATGTCGATGCCACCGCCGATTTGCTCGCGCGAGCGGCCGACTCCGGTGTGCGGAGGGTGATTTACACCAGCTCCACCTCGGTATACGGGCATGCGCTGGTCCCTGATGGTCGTGCAGTCTGGGTCGACGAGTCACTGCGGACCGAGCCACGCGATATCTACGACGAAACCAAATTCGCAGCGGAGAATCTGGTCCGGGCGGCCGACCACCCGTTCTCGACGATCGTGTTGCGCATCGCCCGATGCTTTCCCGAGCCGCCGGCCGTTCAGGCCGCGCACCGGCTCTACCGTGGGGTCGACGTCCGCGATGTTGCCAGCGCGCACCGGCTGGCCGCCGAACGCCTTGCGGTGACCGGCCTGTTCAACATCGCCGGTCCAATGGTGTTCCGCCCCAACGACACACGGCAGTTGTGGCGCGATGCCACGGCGCTGCTCACCCACCGGGCACCGGAGACGGTGGCGTTGTTCCGGCGGCGGGGCTGGCCGCTACCGGCCCGGATCGACCGGGTTTACGACTCCGGCAAAGCAGAGCGAAAGCTGGGCTATCGTCCCGTTCATGATGTCGCGGCACTCGCGGCGACACCCGTACCCGCACCGGGTTCAACTCCACCGTAG
- a CDS encoding MFS transporter, whose amino-acid sequence MSETTTRRPALVLVICCMSVFVGNLGNTVLNVALPAMQQGLHTTLAGLQWTVDGYLVVLAALLTLAGSMGDRLGWRRVFQLGLAVFTLGSLLCSLAPGLGWLIAFRVVQAIGGCMLNPVAMSIITNTFTEPKERARAIGVWGSIMGVSMALGPLVGGVLVQWAGWRSIFLLNVPIGVVTLYLTARFVPESRAPQPRRVDGLGQILVIAAMALSTYAIIEVPTTGWAAPRTLGCAVLALAAIAALIGHEHRTVEPLIDLRAFHSVSFSGASVMAVCAYFVVGGYLFLSTVYLQNARGLSALMTGVYLLPMAVANIAVSPLSGRLTASFGARLPLLLAGSAITLAGLLFAGFDAQRGDVLLFIAYILLGVGVGLVNTPLTNSAMAGMPAERAGVAAAIIGTSRQFGQALGVAVLGAVLTVGLHRPGAGYLEAVRSPYWIVTGCGAAILVLTLLTTRRPVRDRPMVDAAPAVPAQSVR is encoded by the coding sequence ATGTCCGAAACAACAACGCGCAGACCGGCGCTGGTGCTGGTGATCTGCTGTATGAGCGTCTTCGTCGGCAATCTCGGCAATACCGTGCTCAACGTGGCGCTGCCCGCGATGCAACAGGGCCTGCACACCACCCTCGCGGGTTTGCAGTGGACCGTCGACGGCTATCTCGTCGTCCTCGCGGCGCTGCTCACGCTGGCCGGTTCGATGGGTGACCGGCTCGGCTGGCGCCGGGTGTTCCAGCTCGGGCTCGCCGTCTTCACCCTCGGCTCGCTACTGTGTTCGCTCGCACCGGGACTCGGCTGGCTCATCGCCTTTCGCGTCGTGCAGGCGATCGGCGGGTGCATGCTCAATCCCGTTGCGATGTCGATCATTACGAATACGTTCACCGAGCCGAAGGAACGCGCCCGCGCGATCGGGGTGTGGGGTTCGATCATGGGCGTATCCATGGCGCTCGGTCCGCTGGTCGGCGGGGTGCTCGTGCAGTGGGCGGGCTGGCGTTCGATCTTCCTGCTCAACGTGCCGATCGGTGTAGTGACGCTCTATTTGACCGCCCGCTTCGTGCCGGAATCCCGTGCGCCGCAACCGCGCCGGGTGGACGGGCTCGGTCAGATCCTGGTGATCGCGGCGATGGCGCTGTCGACCTACGCGATCATCGAGGTGCCGACCACCGGCTGGGCCGCACCGCGGACCCTCGGCTGCGCAGTGCTCGCACTCGCCGCCATCGCCGCGCTGATCGGCCATGAGCACCGTACCGTCGAACCGCTGATCGATCTGCGTGCCTTCCATAGTGTTTCGTTCAGCGGAGCGAGCGTGATGGCGGTGTGCGCGTACTTCGTGGTCGGCGGATATCTCTTTCTCAGCACGGTTTATCTGCAGAACGCACGCGGATTGTCCGCGCTGATGACCGGTGTCTACCTGTTGCCGATGGCCGTGGCGAATATCGCCGTCTCGCCGCTATCGGGCCGCCTGACAGCGTCATTCGGCGCGCGCCTGCCGCTGCTGCTGGCCGGTTCCGCCATTACGCTGGCGGGCCTGCTGTTCGCGGGTTTCGATGCGCAGCGCGGCGACGTCCTGCTCTTCATCGCCTACATCCTCCTGGGAGTCGGTGTCGGACTTGTGAATACACCGCTGACGAACTCGGCCATGGCCGGTATGCCCGCCGAACGGGCCGGGGTCGCGGCGGCGATCATCGGCACCAGTAGGCAATTCGGCCAGGCGCTCGGTGTCGCGGTGTTGGGCGCGGTCCTGACGGTGGGTCTGCACCGGCCGGGCGCGGGCTATCTCGAGGCGGTGCGGTCGCCCTACTGGATCGTGACCGGTTGCGGCGCGGCCATTCTCGTCCTGACACTGCTGACGACACGCAGGCCGGTGCGGGATCGCCCGATGGTCGATGCGGCCCCCGCCGTCCCGGCGCAATCCGTCAGATGA
- a CDS encoding maleylpyruvate isomerase family mycothiol-dependent enzyme has protein sequence MAAETSLTTEQIWRAVAAERASLVELLRSLPENDWDRASLCDDWRIRDVVGHLVMPMRPDIGWILVNLIRARGNLARLIRDTAIRHAQRRTNQQLLAELRDRIDSRLTPIGTTPADRLMDMLVHGQDIAIPLGITREMPVAAARSALARVWEMGAPFHAREKFSGYRLVATDGEWAEGGGPVIEGSLADLLLLTTGRHTSARLTGAGAAQWISTQRTRR, from the coding sequence ATGGCCGCCGAGACGTCTTTGACCACCGAGCAGATCTGGCGTGCTGTCGCCGCCGAGCGCGCGAGTCTGGTCGAACTGTTGCGATCCCTGCCCGAAAACGATTGGGACCGTGCGTCTTTATGCGACGACTGGCGAATTCGCGATGTCGTCGGGCATCTGGTGATGCCGATGCGCCCCGATATCGGATGGATTCTGGTGAACCTGATTCGCGCCCGCGGCAACCTCGCCCGGCTTATCCGCGACACCGCGATTCGTCATGCCCAGCGCCGGACGAATCAGCAGCTGCTCGCCGAGCTGCGCGACCGCATCGACTCCCGGCTCACGCCGATCGGCACCACCCCCGCCGACCGGCTGATGGATATGCTCGTGCACGGCCAGGACATCGCGATCCCGCTCGGGATCACCAGGGAAATGCCGGTCGCCGCAGCACGTTCGGCCCTCGCGCGGGTCTGGGAGATGGGGGCTCCATTTCATGCCCGCGAGAAGTTCAGCGGTTACCGCCTCGTGGCGACCGACGGCGAGTGGGCCGAAGGCGGCGGACCGGTGATCGAAGGCTCCCTCGCCGACCTGCTGCTGCTGACCACCGGCCGCCATACATCGGCTCGGCTCACCGGCGCCGGTGCGGCGCAATGGATCTCCACTCAGCGCACGCGCCGATAG
- a CDS encoding SAM-dependent methyltransferase — MEHENDLEIRSDIPHSARIWNFWMGGKDFYEVDRVVGEASLQIDPDIATMAVQSRQFLIRAVHYLAGAAGIRQFLDIGTGLPTMQNTHEVAQSVAPESKVVYVDNDPLVLAHARALLTSTTDEGVTTYINRDFHDPEQIVADARNILNFTKPIGVMFMGVLGHARSYADMLRIVRTVMAATPPGSYLVLWDGTTDSQAYVTLCEEYTKSGGVPYIPRTQAEIRAAFDGFEFVEPGFTAITEWRNDSIEVGALQSISAYGGVARKP; from the coding sequence ATGGAGCACGAGAACGACCTCGAGATTCGTTCGGATATCCCGCATTCGGCGCGGATCTGGAACTTCTGGATGGGGGGCAAGGACTTCTACGAGGTGGACCGCGTCGTCGGCGAGGCGAGCCTGCAGATCGACCCCGACATCGCGACGATGGCGGTGCAGTCCCGCCAATTCCTCATCCGCGCAGTGCATTATCTGGCCGGTGCGGCCGGGATCCGCCAGTTCCTCGATATCGGAACCGGTTTGCCCACCATGCAGAACACCCACGAGGTCGCGCAATCGGTGGCGCCGGAGTCCAAGGTCGTCTACGTCGACAACGATCCGCTGGTGCTCGCGCATGCGCGCGCGCTGCTGACGAGCACCACCGACGAGGGCGTAACCACCTATATCAACCGCGATTTCCACGACCCGGAACAGATCGTCGCCGATGCCCGCAACATCCTGAACTTCACCAAACCGATCGGGGTGATGTTCATGGGCGTGCTCGGTCACGCCCGCAGCTACGCGGATATGCTGCGGATCGTCCGCACCGTCATGGCCGCGACACCGCCGGGCAGCTACCTGGTGCTGTGGGACGGCACCACCGACAGCCAGGCATATGTGACCCTCTGCGAGGAATACACCAAAAGCGGTGGCGTGCCCTACATTCCACGCACCCAAGCCGAGATCCGGGCCGCCTTCGACGGATTCGAGTTCGTCGAACCCGGTTTCACGGCGATCACGGAATGGCGCAACGATTCCATCGAAGTCGGCGCGCTGCAATCGATTTCGGCTTACGGCGGCGTCGCACGCAAACCATAG
- a CDS encoding class I SAM-dependent methyltransferase — protein sequence MRERYGIDAPKVVAGFSAVALLLTALVFPVTLVMNMTFGYTAAWVTGIALGGYTLVLWASLAWTVAGSVVGKRREWALMLDELSLRGDERVLEVGPGRGAVLVQIAQRLTTGRAVGIDLWRTQDQSGNSQKWLLDNAHTAGVADRIEAHTGDMRSLPFPDASFDLTVASLAIHNVPAADQEKVVTELVRVLKPGGRVVILDFRQIEQLAAALREAGAREITVSNRRWRVHPSVRVVRAAV from the coding sequence GTGCGCGAGCGATACGGTATCGATGCTCCCAAGGTCGTTGCCGGATTCTCCGCAGTAGCCCTTCTTCTTACAGCCCTGGTGTTTCCGGTCACGCTGGTCATGAACATGACGTTCGGCTACACGGCAGCATGGGTGACCGGAATCGCACTCGGCGGCTACACGCTGGTCTTGTGGGCCAGCCTGGCATGGACCGTCGCGGGCAGTGTGGTGGGGAAGCGCCGTGAGTGGGCTTTGATGCTTGACGAGTTGTCGCTGCGCGGGGACGAACGGGTGCTCGAAGTCGGCCCTGGGCGCGGAGCGGTACTGGTCCAGATCGCCCAGAGACTGACCACTGGCCGGGCTGTCGGGATCGACCTGTGGCGTACACAGGACCAGAGCGGGAATTCCCAGAAATGGCTGCTGGACAACGCCCACACCGCTGGTGTCGCTGACCGGATCGAAGCGCACACTGGCGATATGCGCTCGTTGCCGTTCCCGGACGCATCGTTCGACCTCACGGTAGCGAGCCTGGCAATCCACAACGTACCTGCCGCCGACCAGGAGAAGGTGGTCACGGAACTCGTCCGGGTCCTGAAACCAGGAGGGCGAGTAGTGATTCTGGACTTCCGGCAGATCGAGCAGTTGGCCGCTGCATTGCGGGAGGCTGGCGCGCGCGAGATCACAGTCAGCAACCGCCGGTGGCGTGTACACCCGTCCGTCCGCGTGGTGCGGGCGGCAGTCTGA
- a CDS encoding transglutaminase domain-containing protein → MPTSRSLSISSSSVSPSSISSTSISASFAGSAVIGFGSLARICDPAATGYGVSSTGTEPSDSEHHQKHSKRCCDDRLNPHRVRGGRQDEIRCGIEHLSMRAKRGPERACGELEKSTRRDHLGGTHARNIDKPICPRHTGTPAQGHTGWVVCSLVTPWWRGRVSAGGADTIRGGCNPTPILDLDHPLVRSLAERVIPVDGDQLSGLRTAHQFIATSVRPVYSVNDKQPTSRTLRRGRGSCSQRLAVLESVARIRGIATRVRGLVVDGRFWYPRFPRATFLVPSQVLLAWPEFQVAQEWISVGELFGQMTELATTATGFTNKGGETLFDAVARTAVDWDGLTCASGSPSACDLSATVLMDLGRFDSRDELFARNGQTLCGPLTALADPFLSRWAPPSTTSR, encoded by the coding sequence ATGCCGACCTCGCGCAGCTTGTCGATCAGCTCCTCGTCGGTCAGCCCGTCCTCGATCAGCAGCACCTCGATCTCGGCCAGCTTCGCTGGATCCGCCGTCATCGGATTCGGCTCCCTCGCTCGGATATGTGACCCTGCCGCAACAGGTTACGGGGTCTCGTCGACAGGAACCGAGCCCTCGGATTCCGAACACCATCAGAAGCACTCGAAGAGGTGCTGCGATGACCGCCTGAACCCGCACCGCGTGCGGGGCGGTCGGCAGGACGAGATCCGTTGCGGTATAGAACATCTTTCTATGCGGGCCAAGCGCGGTCCGGAGCGGGCATGTGGCGAGCTCGAAAAGTCAACGCGCCGAGATCATCTCGGAGGCACCCACGCACGAAATATCGACAAGCCGATTTGCCCGAGACACACGGGCACCCCGGCTCAGGGGCATACTGGTTGGGTGGTCTGCTCGCTTGTGACTCCCTGGTGGCGTGGCCGAGTATCGGCAGGGGGTGCTGACACGATCCGGGGCGGTTGCAATCCAACACCGATCCTCGACCTCGATCATCCGCTGGTGCGGTCACTCGCGGAGCGGGTGATACCGGTGGACGGGGACCAGCTCTCCGGACTGCGAACAGCCCACCAATTCATCGCAACGTCGGTGCGACCTGTCTACTCGGTGAACGACAAGCAGCCGACTTCGCGCACCCTGCGTCGAGGACGAGGCTCGTGTAGTCAGCGGCTGGCGGTACTGGAGAGCGTCGCGCGCATTCGAGGCATAGCCACACGCGTGCGTGGCCTCGTCGTGGACGGGCGATTCTGGTATCCGCGGTTCCCGCGCGCGACGTTTTTGGTGCCATCACAGGTTCTCCTGGCATGGCCGGAGTTTCAGGTGGCACAGGAATGGATCTCGGTCGGCGAGCTCTTCGGGCAGATGACGGAGTTGGCCACCACCGCAACCGGGTTCACCAACAAAGGCGGTGAGACCCTGTTCGACGCCGTTGCGCGCACGGCAGTGGATTGGGATGGGCTCACCTGCGCCTCCGGGAGCCCTTCCGCATGCGACCTGTCCGCAACCGTGCTCATGGATCTGGGGCGCTTCGACTCACGTGACGAACTGTTCGCGCGTAACGGCCAGACACTCTGCGGGCCCCTTACCGCGCTCGCAGACCCATTCCTGAGCAGGTGGGCTCCACCATCTACGACCAGCCGGTGA
- a CDS encoding helix-turn-helix domain-containing protein, which yields MRASRDSSANAIRQADDAAPTALRRILGGQLRQLREAAGISRQEAAETLRSSESKISRLELGRVGCRQRDLTDLLTLYGISDPAERDTFFALARRANASGWWQRDHDWLPPWFDTYLGLETAAARIRGYEQGAMPELLQTADYARAHIRLAQPDLPPAMIERRTQLRLRRQKILTREHPARLWVVVEEAALNRLIGGTAVWRDQIEHLLRMLERPNIELQILSDAACGPAMTAGSFTMLRFTEPDLPDIVYTQQLTGAAYLDKDADLEAYRRLADRLAVYAIPPDRTAQFLTRLRDSRAPILDRPAGRSE from the coding sequence GTGCGGGCTTCACGAGATTCCTCGGCGAATGCGATACGGCAGGCCGACGATGCGGCGCCGACGGCGTTGCGGCGCATACTCGGAGGTCAGCTACGACAGTTGCGTGAGGCCGCCGGTATCAGCAGGCAGGAGGCCGCGGAGACGTTGCGGTCCTCGGAATCCAAGATCAGTCGGCTGGAATTGGGGCGGGTGGGCTGCCGCCAGCGCGACCTCACCGATTTGCTCACCCTGTACGGCATCAGCGATCCGGCCGAGCGCGACACGTTCTTCGCGCTGGCTCGCCGCGCCAACGCCTCGGGTTGGTGGCAGCGCGACCACGATTGGCTGCCGCCGTGGTTCGACACCTATCTGGGATTGGAAACCGCGGCCGCGCGCATTCGCGGCTACGAACAGGGCGCGATGCCGGAGCTGCTGCAAACCGCCGACTACGCCCGAGCGCATATCCGCCTCGCCCAGCCCGATCTGCCGCCCGCCATGATCGAGCGCCGCACGCAGCTGCGGCTGCGCCGCCAGAAGATCCTCACCCGCGAGCATCCGGCCCGGCTCTGGGTCGTGGTCGAGGAGGCCGCGCTGAACCGGCTGATCGGCGGGACCGCCGTCTGGCGCGACCAGATCGAGCACCTGCTGCGGATGCTCGAGCGGCCGAATATCGAGCTGCAGATCCTGTCCGATGCCGCGTGCGGACCCGCGATGACCGCAGGATCATTCACCATGCTGCGGTTCACCGAGCCGGATCTGCCCGATATCGTCTACACCCAACAGCTCACCGGCGCAGCGTATTTGGATAAAGACGCCGACCTGGAAGCCTACCGCCGCCTGGCCGACCGCCTCGCCGTCTACGCCATCCCGCCCGACCGCACCGCGCAATTCCTCACCAGACTCCGCGACAGCCGCGCACCCATCCTCGATCGGCCCGCCGGACGATCCGAGTAG
- a CDS encoding MerR family transcriptional regulator yields MTENTRRDGLISIGALSRRTGVSVRTIRFYCDEGILEPRRGAGGHRLFDPATAIEQVLLVRRLRALGVGLPAIAEILTGTLSITEAIAAERAALDTELGALAWRRASLAAAEDAPPAQRAARLALLAAVHDRRGAHDTLVAFWRGLLTPMSPEMFDGFVSMNIPDPPTDPTPRRVVAYAELVTATADPALASAMSRQLWRPDPAAIRDKRELLTRIADACAVVDPLVVARVAPRPGAELDRFLAAHAAARRERDTPRFRRRLLNGANDTDPRIHRYWKLTTEITGTTTSGAAQHWLYQALTRSIAPAP; encoded by the coding sequence GTGACCGAGAACACACGCCGCGACGGCCTGATAAGTATCGGGGCGCTGTCCCGGCGTACCGGTGTCTCCGTTCGCACCATCCGGTTCTATTGCGACGAAGGAATTCTCGAGCCCCGTCGTGGCGCGGGCGGGCACCGGCTGTTCGATCCGGCGACGGCGATCGAGCAGGTGTTGCTGGTGCGCCGGCTGCGCGCGCTCGGTGTCGGCCTGCCCGCAATCGCCGAAATCCTCACCGGCACACTGTCGATCACCGAGGCCATTGCCGCGGAACGGGCCGCGCTGGACACCGAATTGGGCGCACTGGCCTGGCGGCGTGCATCATTGGCCGCCGCCGAGGACGCGCCGCCCGCGCAACGAGCCGCGCGGTTGGCGTTGCTCGCGGCCGTGCACGACCGTCGCGGTGCGCACGACACCTTGGTCGCGTTCTGGCGCGGACTGCTCACTCCCATGTCGCCGGAGATGTTCGACGGGTTCGTCAGCATGAATATCCCGGACCCGCCGACCGACCCGACGCCGCGCCGGGTCGTCGCCTACGCCGAACTCGTCACCGCGACAGCCGATCCCGCCTTGGCTTCGGCGATGTCACGCCAGCTTTGGCGGCCCGACCCGGCCGCTATCCGCGATAAACGAGAACTCCTGACTCGGATCGCCGATGCCTGCGCGGTGGTCGATCCACTCGTCGTCGCACGCGTCGCGCCGCGTCCGGGAGCCGAACTCGACCGGTTCCTCGCCGCGCACGCCGCCGCCCGGCGCGAACGCGACACGCCCCGCTTCCGGCGGCGACTTCTCAACGGCGCCAACGACACCGACCCGCGTATCCACCGGTACTGGAAGCTCACCACCGAAATCACCGGAACGACCACCTCCGGGGCCGCGCAGCACTGGCTTTATCAGGCGCTGACGCGATCGATCGCCCCTGCGCCGTAA
- a CDS encoding MFS transporter encodes MTTNRQTALVCRIPFGCTTGSDRSYGVCMYVMPPQRTDPRPSAGTLIGPGFATMIGLAMLTVVYQFDGRSPIQFQLNLTAQTVLLTCVVAYLVAALPAVALGVLVGGRFPRAVTLPAIGLMLVGTVLTAFMVNGAMLLAGRVLGGLGTGAAVGVVAALTFRLGSRRGLAAAVVAALAIVSAVIAPVVGQLISDVASFRLVYLVAAPLLLVALIATAVTGNASRTSAGHPLPYAMPYPPPGYPNSGMPFPPQGFPAQANYGTPSSPQGPTPYPNPGMPYPPQQPAPHPNYGTPYSPQGPTPNANSGMPFPPPGPPH; translated from the coding sequence ATGACAACGAATCGGCAGACCGCGCTGGTCTGCCGGATTCCGTTCGGATGCACCACCGGATCGGACCGAAGCTACGGTGTGTGCATGTACGTTATGCCGCCGCAGCGGACCGACCCGCGCCCAAGCGCCGGGACGCTGATCGGACCCGGGTTCGCCACGATGATCGGCCTGGCCATGCTGACGGTCGTCTACCAGTTCGACGGAAGGTCACCGATCCAGTTCCAGCTGAACCTGACCGCCCAGACGGTGCTGTTGACCTGCGTCGTCGCCTATCTGGTCGCGGCGCTGCCCGCCGTCGCGCTCGGAGTGCTGGTGGGCGGGCGATTCCCGAGGGCGGTGACGCTGCCCGCGATCGGCCTCATGCTCGTCGGCACGGTGCTGACCGCGTTCATGGTCAACGGCGCCATGCTGCTGGCGGGCCGCGTGCTCGGCGGTCTCGGCACAGGCGCGGCCGTCGGAGTGGTGGCGGCGCTGACGTTTCGACTCGGCAGTCGGCGCGGTCTCGCGGCCGCGGTGGTGGCGGCACTCGCAATCGTGTCGGCGGTGATTGCACCCGTTGTCGGCCAACTGATTTCGGACGTGGCCAGTTTCCGCCTGGTGTATCTGGTGGCGGCACCGTTGCTGCTCGTCGCATTGATCGCCACCGCAGTGACCGGAAACGCTTCGCGCACCTCGGCCGGGCACCCTCTCCCCTACGCCATGCCGTATCCGCCACCGGGATACCCCAACTCCGGCATGCCTTTTCCACCGCAGGGATTTCCCGCACAGGCCAACTACGGCACGCCGTCCTCACCGCAGGGACCTACCCCGTACCCCAACCCCGGCATGCCCTATCCACCACAGCAACCTGCCCCACACCCCAACTACGGCACGCCCTACTCACCGCAGGGACCTACCCCAAACGCCAACTCCGGCATGCCTTTCCCGCCGCCCGGGCCTCCCCACTGA
- a CDS encoding class I SAM-dependent methyltransferase yields the protein MASGSWLPGDLAMAVRVFQAHPLKCAERAGVARVLADEEECVESAPSRTAMFAAVSRGLFRLETASPWVLDDVLALVLVGPVWQQLRDRFDPLFPVPVRRESRAAVCTRSRYAEDRLTAGAFTQYVILGAGLDSFAWRRPDLLGSLTVFEIDHPASQAWKLERVRELGLPLSDSQVFVPVDFEAESVRDALGPAGFDWAQPAMFCWTGVAPYLTAQAIESTLRTIAAAAPGSEVVFSYRAEDRVLDDVGTEFARIYTPIAASVGEPLQPGWPVSEIERLINRCGLKVVDHPTHADLQQRYFAGRTDGLRPYSFETLVAARVI from the coding sequence ATGGCGAGCGGATCGTGGCTGCCAGGCGATCTGGCCATGGCCGTCAGGGTGTTTCAGGCGCATCCTCTGAAGTGCGCAGAGCGGGCGGGCGTGGCCAGGGTGCTGGCCGACGAGGAGGAATGCGTGGAAAGCGCGCCGAGCAGGACGGCGATGTTTGCGGCCGTATCGCGTGGATTGTTTCGCCTGGAGACGGCGTCGCCGTGGGTACTGGACGATGTGCTGGCCCTGGTGCTTGTCGGCCCGGTATGGCAGCAGCTGCGAGACCGGTTCGATCCGCTGTTCCCCGTCCCGGTCCGTCGCGAGTCCCGCGCGGCTGTCTGCACCCGCAGCCGGTACGCCGAGGACCGGCTGACTGCCGGTGCCTTCACGCAGTACGTGATTCTTGGGGCGGGGCTCGACTCGTTCGCGTGGCGGCGGCCGGACCTGCTCGGCTCGCTGACGGTGTTCGAGATTGATCACCCTGCCTCCCAGGCCTGGAAGCTCGAGCGGGTCAGGGAGCTCGGCCTGCCGCTCAGCGACTCGCAGGTATTCGTGCCGGTTGATTTCGAGGCCGAATCGGTTCGGGATGCCCTGGGCCCGGCCGGGTTCGACTGGGCGCAGCCGGCGATGTTCTGCTGGACGGGCGTGGCCCCCTATCTGACGGCACAGGCGATCGAGTCGACGTTACGCACGATCGCGGCGGCTGCTCCCGGATCTGAGGTGGTGTTCTCCTACCGGGCCGAGGACCGTGTACTCGACGACGTGGGGACGGAATTCGCCCGTATCTACACGCCGATCGCGGCTTCTGTCGGCGAGCCTCTGCAACCTGGCTGGCCGGTATCCGAGATCGAGAGGCTGATCAACCGGTGCGGGCTGAAGGTCGTGGACCACCCCACACATGCGGACCTCCAGCAGCGGTACTTCGCCGGCCGTACCGATGGCCTGCGGCCCTATTCCTTCGAGACCCTGGTGGCCGCGCGGGTCATCTGA